The Streptomyces durmitorensis genome contains the following window.
TCACCACGGACGAGTTCTGGACCAAGGCCGAGCGCGACCAGCGGCGCGAGCTCAACATCCGCGCCCGCAACGTCTTCGCGGTCGCCGACGGCGACGAGTGGACCGACAAGTCCTTCTCCGGGACGTTCGACTCGACGCTGGTCAGCCCCGCGTACGAGGTGCGGGGCGGCGCGCGGGCCACCCTCACGTACACGACGTACTACCGCCAGGAGGCCCCGCAGAAGGGCGAGGTGCTCGTCTCGTACGACGGCGGGGCCCCGGTCACGGTGAAGACGTACACCGCGGACACCCCCTCCGTCGTCGAGAACATCGCCCTCCAGGTGCCCGCGGGGGTCACGAAAGCCCAGGTCCGCTTCCGGTACACCGGCGGCAACAACTGGTACTGGGTGATCGACGGGGTCACGATCACCGCTTCCTGATTAGGCTGTGGGGCGTCGGCACACAGTCGTCCCGGCGCCCCACAGTGAACTCGCTCAACGCAGACCGCAGGAGTGCACCCCATGGCAGAGCGCAAGCCCATCGAATCGTGGCTCACCGACATGGACGGCGTGCTCATCCACGAGGGCGTTCCGATCCCCGGCGCCGACGCCTTCATCAAGAGGCTCCGGGAGTCCGGGAAGCCCTTCCTGGTCCTGACGAACAACTCGATCTACACCGCGCGCGACCTCCAGGCCCGCCTGAACCGCATGGGTCTCGAAGTTCCCGTGGAGAACATCTGGACCTCGGCGCTCGCCACCGCGAAGTTCCTGGACGACCAGCGGCCCGGCGGCACGGCGTACGTCATCGGCGAGGCGGGGCTCACCACCGCCCTGCACGACATCGGGTACGTCCTGACGGACCACGACCCGGACTACGTGGTCCTCGGCGAGACCCGTACGTACTCCTTCGAGGCCATGACCAAGGCCGTACGGCTGATCAACGGCGGGGCCCGCTTCATCTGCACGAACCCGGACGAGACCGGGCCCTCCACGGAGGGACCCCTGCCCGCGACCGGGGCCGTCGCCGCGCTGATCACCAAGGCCACAGGTCGCAACCCGTACTTCGCGGGCAAGCCGAACCCCTTGATGATGCGCACGGGCCTGAACGCCATCGGGGCGCACTCGGAGACCAGCGCCATGATCGGCGACCGCATGGACACCGATGTCCTCGCCGGTCTTGAGGCCGGGATGGAGACCTTCCTGGTGCTCACCGGTCTGACCTCCCGGAAGGACATCGATCAGCACCCGTTCCGGCCCTCGAACGTCGTGGACTCCATCGCTGATCTCGTCGACCGGGTCTGACGCGCGCACCACCCGTTTGCCGCACACGGGAGGCGTGGCACGGCGACGCGCGTGAACCTCGAAACAGGAGGTTCACGATGCGTAGAGGAACACTCACCCTGCGTGGCATAGCCGGGGCGGCTGTCCTCGCCGCGCTCCCCGTCGTCGCCGCCACTCCCGCGCACGCCCATGACGAGGGCAAAGTGCATGCCACGGTCACCCCGTCCAGTGCGGATCCCGGGGCCAAGGTCGAGATCAGCGTCACGGGCTGTGACGGGACGACCGGGTCGGCCGGGTCCGGCGCGTTCACGGGGGACGCGAAGCTCACCGGCAGGGACGGCGACAAGTACTCGCTGAACGGCTCCGCCAAGATCAGGGACGGCGTCGAGGGTTCGTACGACGTGACCGTCATCTGCGACGGCCACCCCCACCAGGGCGTGGGCACCGTGCAGGTCGGCCGGCATCAGCAGGAGCCCGTATCGCCGGTCCGCGCGGGCGGCGGCGGCACCGCGCAGCTCGCCGCGCACAGCCAGGAGGCGGGGCCCGGCACCCGGCACGCGGTGATCGGCCTGGTGCTCGCCGGGGTGGCGGCCGTGGCCGTGGCGTTCCGCAGCGTCCGCCGGCGCCGCTCCGAGTGACGGGTGGCGGCCGACGTGTCGGGCCATGAGAAGCCGGCGGGGCAGCCGGCCGGGCACGGGCGATTCCTCACCGGGGTCGCCTGGGCGCTGCTGCTCGTGGGGCTCTGGCTGTGGGGCAGCGAGATCACGGACGTACGCGGCGGTGTCTCGGAGCCCACGACCGGTGACGTCGCCGCGGTGGGGCGGCCGTTCGGTGTCGAACTCCCGGACGCGCACAAGCCGTTGGGCGCCGCCAAGCCGCAGCGCGTGGATGTCCCCTCGCTGAAGGTGCGGGCACCCGTGGTCGTCCGCGGGCTCGATCAGGACGGCGCCATCGATCCGCCGCCGTTCGAGGAGGCGGGCTCCGTCGGCTGGTACGGCGGCGGTACGCGCCCCGGCGCCGCGGGCACCTCCCTGTTCGTCGGCCACGTCGACACCGAGACGCGCCCCGCGGTCTTCTACGACCTCAGCGCCATGCGGCCCGGCGAGAAGGTCCGGGTGGCCCGCGACGACGGCTCGGTCGCGGAGTTCACCGTGGACGACGTCCAGGTCCTCAGCCGGGACCGCTTCGACGCGAAGAAGGCGTACGGCCCCCACGAGGAGGGCCGCGCCGAGCTGCGCCTGATCACGTGCGGCGGCACGTTCGACCGGGCGAGCAAGACGTACTCGGCGAACGTGGTGGTGTCCGCCTACCTCACCGGGGTGGGGCGGTAGGGGTGGCGCCGGGGCGCGAGGGCACTCCCGCCGTCCTCGCGCCCACGGTGGCACCCCTGGCGGCCCCTTCCCGGAAGGACCGCAGGCCAAGGCCTCCGAAGACCGCCGCGAACACGGCCCACAACAGGGCGTGCGAGGCGACCGAGAGGACGCGGAAGTCCCACAGGAGCGTCGCGTCCACCGGGACCGGGTCGGGGTTGTCCGGGAGGAGGAAGAGCGCGGTGAGGACGGCGACCGTCGTGAGGGCCGCCGCGATCTGCCTCGCCGGTACGGATCTGGCCGTCAGGCGTACGTACACCTGCCGGGCCAGGAACATGCCGAGGACGCCGATCGCGACGGAGGCGAGCCACAGCGCCTGCCGCTCGCCGACCGTGCCCGAGTCGCCGACGCCCGGCGGGTTCGCCGGGTAGCGCAGACCGGGCAGCAGGGAGACGGCGAGGAACGCGGCTCCCGCGAAGGCGAGGGCCCGCGGCCATGGGCTCGCGTGCGGGTCGCGGCGGTGCACCAGGGCGTACGCCACGGCGAAGAGGACGCCGATGGCCAGACCGGCGACGACCGCGGAGACCACGAGCCCCGCGTGCTGGGTGGAGCGCGTGAACAGCTCCTCGTGGTGCTGTGCCGCCTGAGCGGCGCCGTGCGCGTGCTCCTCGGCCGCCGCGCGCTTCTCCTCGGCGCGGATCGCCCGGTCCATCAGCGGCTCGGTGAGGAGCAGGGAGAAGAGACCGGCCGCGAGGCCCGCCGCTCCTCCCGCCACGAGACCGCGGCCGAGCAGGGGCAGGACAGGTGAGGACGGGGGAGGCGGGGGAGAGGACGCAGGGGATGGCATGGCGCCGTGTCCGTCCCCGGTCAGTGGCACGGGGCACCGAAGAGGTGCCTGCCGTCGTGGGCGAACTCGTGCAGATAGCTGCCGGTCGCGGAGATCAGCGAGCCGTTGTCGAAGAAGACCGCGTAGAGCGCGATCAGCGCGACGATGACCGCGGCCGAGGCGATGAGCCAGTCGCGGGTGTGGACCGTGGCGGCCTGGACCGCCGTCCTGTCGGTGCCCGATGCTGCGGTGTGCAGTGACATGTCGAAGGGCCTCCTCTGGGGTTTCCACGCCCCGAAGCAGGAGTACGACGGCTCAGTTCCTGACTTCCGCACCCCAGGCTGGCGTGCGGTCACAGTGGCGGGCCCGCCCCGGAATCGCACCGGGTTCCTGTCAACCATCGCCTCGATGTGTGGACTTGTCGCCCGGAGAGTCCCAGTTGGTCATGGACACTGTCAATGGAACCTGTATCAGGACAACCCGGCCCGGTCGGCGGCCCGCTCCCCCCGGAGCCGTCGACCGGGCTGGTCCTCGACCGCGCGCGCACGAGCTGCGGGAGTAACCCGGCGCCGGCGCGGGAGGTTCGGTGACCAACCCCGCAGTGCGGGATGGACGATCAGGCCGGGGGCTTGGGCCGTTGTGACGACTCTAGAACGGATGAGCGCTGGAGCCTAGGGGTGGATTGACGCCAAGTCGTGATCCGATTCCTCTCTGTGATCATCGCAGGTGATGATGGTCCTCGGAGCGGCCGTCAGGAAGGTTCGGACCAACTGCCGCGCAGTGCGGCGTCGTCGAGCGATCCCTTGATCACTTCGGTGGCGACCACCTCCATGACCAGCCGTTCTCTG
Protein-coding sequences here:
- a CDS encoding HAD-IIA family hydrolase yields the protein MAERKPIESWLTDMDGVLIHEGVPIPGADAFIKRLRESGKPFLVLTNNSIYTARDLQARLNRMGLEVPVENIWTSALATAKFLDDQRPGGTAYVIGEAGLTTALHDIGYVLTDHDPDYVVLGETRTYSFEAMTKAVRLINGGARFICTNPDETGPSTEGPLPATGAVAALITKATGRNPYFAGKPNPLMMRTGLNAIGAHSETSAMIGDRMDTDVLAGLEAGMETFLVLTGLTSRKDIDQHPFRPSNVVDSIADLVDRV
- a CDS encoding class F sortase → MSGHEKPAGQPAGHGRFLTGVAWALLLVGLWLWGSEITDVRGGVSEPTTGDVAAVGRPFGVELPDAHKPLGAAKPQRVDVPSLKVRAPVVVRGLDQDGAIDPPPFEEAGSVGWYGGGTRPGAAGTSLFVGHVDTETRPAVFYDLSAMRPGEKVRVARDDGSVAEFTVDDVQVLSRDRFDAKKAYGPHEEGRAELRLITCGGTFDRASKTYSANVVVSAYLTGVGR
- a CDS encoding CbtA family protein, which gives rise to MPSPASSPPPPPSSPVLPLLGRGLVAGGAAGLAAGLFSLLLTEPLMDRAIRAEEKRAAAEEHAHGAAQAAQHHEELFTRSTQHAGLVVSAVVAGLAIGVLFAVAYALVHRRDPHASPWPRALAFAGAAFLAVSLLPGLRYPANPPGVGDSGTVGERQALWLASVAIGVLGMFLARQVYVRLTARSVPARQIAAALTTVAVLTALFLLPDNPDPVPVDATLLWDFRVLSVASHALLWAVFAAVFGGLGLRSFREGAARGATVGARTAGVPSRPGATPTAPPR
- a CDS encoding CbtB domain-containing protein; the protein is MSLHTAASGTDRTAVQAATVHTRDWLIASAAVIVALIALYAVFFDNGSLISATGSYLHEFAHDGRHLFGAPCH